CGCTGATACGCTGAGCGATAATGCTGCGAAAATCATTAGCAGCAAAGTGCGCATGTTTTTCATTCCTTTAGGCATCTTTTGTTCTTTTATATTAGATTATTAATATTCGAGTGTGTCCACTCTTAGAGTTCTCACTGGTGCAAAATTATGTTTTTGGGGCTTGTGGGATGTGTAATATTTGTTTTTACGATAGTATTTTTTGTTTTTCCGGCATAAAATGAATAAAGACGAGGATTTATGGGGAAATGTACTCTCGTCTTAATCTTTTATAACTGTTTATTCGGGCTTTTAGTTTTATTTTTTAGAATCCGCAGGATACAGATGATTCACTAGCTCATTCAGATATACCTCCAGATTGGTGTATTCTTTACTCAAACTATATTGTGCGCCGTCGCTTGGATCATTCGGATTCAGATTGTGCTTTTTCTCCCATTCGTCCGGTATGCCATCTCCGTCGGAGTCGGTTGGGGTCGGTTCGGATTTATATTCGGGCCAGCCTCCTACATCTATCGGTTGGTCAACCATTCCGTTGGTGCTTCCATGAGACCCTTCATAAGTGTAATTCCCTTTGCGGGTTTCTTCTACGATTCGTTGGTCTACGGCATCGCGGCGGTGAGAAGCTCCGGCAAATTGCAGTACATCTTTATAGGCTTTCTTTGCCGGTTGCAATGAAGTATGCTCTGCTATATCAAATGCTTTTTTGGATAATAAATTCTTTTCCGGTGCGAAGTCGTTCTTGACGATCAGACCAAATGTATTATCCATATTGACTTTATAAAGAGCTTCTTTCTGCTTGTCAGTCAGGCTGGGACAGGTGGCGTCCATAAAGTTTCCTTTGAAGTGGAAGATTCCATGTACCCCTGCCTCATTTTGATTTTTGCCGTCGTCTGCATAAGCGGTGAACAGGCGTCGGTATGAACCTTTGGTAGCACTATAGGGCCCCGGCTTATAGTAATTATTGAGAAAGTTGTACGAACCGCCTTCACCGGCATAAGCCCCGTCACTACCATAATTGTAGATTACATTATTGAATAATTCCACCTTTTCTTCTTCCGGTTTGCCGGTATAACGGCTGCCGCAGAGTCGTGGAGTACGATTGGTGTGATGTGCCAGCAGATTATGATGGAAGGATGCTTTTTGTCCACCCCAGATGCCACCATAGCCATGTGCTCCTTTCTCATGAATAGAGTTGGCGAGGCTTTCGCTGATGATACACCATTGAAGGGTGAATTGACTGTTATCATAGAAAGTGGCACATTCATCCGTACACCAGCTCAGAGAGCAATGGTCTATGATTATGTTACTGTTTCCTTTGGTACCGTTCATTGCATCGTCACCTTTTTGCTTGATGTCCGCTCCCATACGTGAACGGATAAAGCGGACAATCACATTGTCTGCTTGAATGGAAAAGGTGTAGTTCTTCAGACAGATGCCATCTCCGGGAGCTGTTTGACCTGCGATTGTCACATCTCCATTGCTGAGTTTTAAAGGTTTCTGCAATTCAATGATGCCGCTGACTGCGAAAACGATCGTGCGGGGGCCCTTTTTGTTGATAGCCCAACGGAAAGTTCCTTCCGAGCCGTCATCTGCCAGTGAAGTTACAGTGTATACTGTTCCACCGGCACCTCCTGTTGTATATTTCCCTGCACCGTCGGCGCCTGGGAAAGCCGGAACTTTTGAACGGTCGGGAGTAGCATTCTCTTTGTACGAATTGTCAGTATTTGTATTCCCTTGGATAGAAGGGAGCATAAATAAGGCACATAGCCCTACCAGGATTTTTTTGTTCATAGCTACTTAGTTATTGGTTGGGTATAAGGAATTTACCAAACTATTCAGATAGACTTCGAGGTTGGTATATTCCTTGCTTAAGTTATATTTGTTTCCGTCACTGCCGTCGTTGGGATTCAGCCCGTTGGCTGTTTCCCATTCGTCCGGTATCCCGTCTTTGTCACTATCCTGCTGTGTAGTGGTAGTGGATGCGTATTCACTCCATCCTTCCACATCAGCTTGTGTATCGATCAGTCCGTTCGTTCCTCCGTTTGAGCCTGTGTATGTGAAAGTGCCTTCCTGGGTTTCTTTTACAATACGTTTATCAATCTTGTCACGCAGATTGGAAGCACCAGCGTATAGTAATACAGACTGATAGGCATCTTGTGCAGACTGAACGAACGAATAATCATCTAAGATAGGAAAACGCAAAGATACAAGCAAATCTTTTGTTGAAACTTCGTTGTTTTTTACGCAAAAAGCGGTTGAGGAGGTATTATCTGCATTTGCATTGGCCAATTCTGTCTTTTGTGAATTAGATAACTTCTCATGTGTTTCGAAATAATTCCCGTTTACATAGAATTTTCCATATATCCCTTGTGCCTGTTGGTTTTTACCATCATCTACGTAGGCGGTGAAAATACGGCAATGTACTTTTGCCGAAGCATTAACAGGTCCCGGCTTATAGTAGTTATTCATGATATTATAAGAACCTCCCTCTCCCGCATAGGCTCCTTCACCAGTCCAATTATAGATTACATTATTGCATAAATCGGCTTTTTCCATATCTTCTCTGTTAGAATAACGGCTTCCACAGAGGCGAGGGGTGCGGTTGCTATGGTGGGCCAGCAGATTATGGTGGAAGGTTGCAGGGCTTCCTCCCCATATTCCGCCATATCCATGTCCTCCTTTGTTGTGAAGAGAATTTGTCAGACTCTCGCTGATGATACACCATTGCATGGTAAAGTCGGTATTTCCATAGAAGGAAGCACATTCGTCTGTACTCCAGCTCATGGAGCAATGGTCGATAATAATATTCCTTTTGCCGGGATAAGAATCTTGATACCCATTCATCGAATCATCTTCCGTCTTGCATTCATCCCCCATACGTGAACGGATAAATCGGATAATGACATTGTTTGCGTTGACACGTAAAGTGTAATTTTTCAAGCAAATACCGGGGTGGGGAGCAGTTTGACCTGCAATGGTTATATCGTCATTCTTTATTTGCAACTGTTTGGTTAAAGGGATGACTCCACCAACAGCGAACACAATCGTCCTTTTGCCCGACTTCTCTATCGCCCAACGGAGAGTACCTTCTGAACCGTCATCTTTGAGAGAAGTTACTGTATATACTGTTCCTCCGGCTCCACCGGTAGTTAGTTTTCCGGCTCCTTCGGCACCGGGAAAAGCTGCGACTGTCGAACGGTCGGGAGTCGGATACTCCGGCAGCTGATCCTCTCCCGAATCATCCGGATCAGTAGAATCTCCCGGCTGTTCTATTGGAGGATTTGTGTCCTGTTCGAGATTTTCTTCCGAACAGGCTGTGAATGATATGAAGACAGATGCAAGAAAAGCTCCTAAAAAAGTTTTATTCATGGCATTAGTTCTTTAAAATATGGGTTGTACTCACGTATTGTGTTAATTATATGGTTGCAAATGTATAGGGAAGAAAAGACGTCGGTGTGCAATATTTGTTTTTCACATTGTATTTTTTGTTATTAGATTCAATTAGAGCATGGTTTAATGTACTTTACTCTGTCCCATTCACCGATTTTTATCCGGCATTCATCGGTTTTCTGACCGGAAATCATCTGAAAAGCCTGTAAGAGCACAAAGAAATGATGTATCTTTGAACCATCAATCATTAATCATAGAAACGATGGAACAGAAATCTAAATTCTCATCTGCTACAGTTTTCTCAGGAAAACTTCTGATAGCTTCATTATTTATCCTTTCAGGAATTTTGTTATTCGCCCGTAACATGGGTTGGATTACTGCTGAATTGTTCAATATAATAGTATCATGGCATTCTCTCCTTATTATATTGGGAATTTATTCGATGATACGCCGCCATTTTGTTGGTGGAATTATCCTTGTATTGGTAGGTGTTTATTTTCTGTTAGGAGGTCTTTCGTGGTTGCCTGAAAATTCTCAGGCAATGGTCTGGCCGCTGGCTTTGATCATAGCCGGAGTTTTATTCCTCTTCAAATCCCGCCACAGAGGACCGTGGGATGACAAACAGCGTATGTTTCGTGACCATAGAGAATGGATGAAGCATGGGCACCATGGTCATGCGGGCATGAACTTTACAGACAATCAGCAGCAATGTGAATCGGAAGATGGCTTTCTGCGTTCTGATAATACTTTTGGGGCTGCACGTCATGTAGTACTCGATGAACTTTTTAAAGGAGCAGTCGTCCGTACCTCTTGTGGAGGAACAACGATTGACCTGCGCCATACTCATATCGCACCGGGAGAAACATATATCGATATCGATTGTAGCTGGGGAGGAGTCGAAATATATGTTCCTTCCGACTGGAAAGTAGTATTTAAGTGTAATACTTTCTTTGGCGGCTGTGATGACAAACGCTGGCAAAACGGGAATATTAATAAGGAAAGTGTATTAGTCATTCGGGGAAGGCTTTCTTTCGGGGGACTGGAAGTTAAAGACTAACGTATGAAAGCACATCCGATTATAGATTATCCTTATCGCTGGGTGCCGATGCTGGTGGTAGCGCTGGTATTGGTTGTAGCTCAGGTAATGATAATGAGTGTATACACAGGTGCGGACTATGTGCCTGCTGTCATAGACGGAATAGCGACAATCGGTTGGTTGATGGCATTAGGTTATTTGGCCTGGTTTGTTGTCGGAGTAGTCTCTATCTTTCAGACGGAAGTCATTACTCTGGTGGCAGGAATACTGATCTGGATAGCCGGCAGCTTTATGTTTTACGATATTGTAACAAGGATAGCCGGTATGCCCTATATCACTTTTGCATCTACCATCCCTTTTCGTCTGTTGTTTGGCATTCCGACCTGGGTCGCCATTCTTCTTTGGTATCGCTTGATTGTCGCTAAAGAAGATGCACTGAATCAGGAACTGGAGAAAGAATTGATAATGCATCAACCGGTTAGCCTGCCGGAAGAACCGCAGATAGAGCAGATTGACCGTATCACAGTGAAAGACGGTTCGAAAATTCATTTGATTAAAACGGATGAATTAATCTACATACAAGCATGCGGAGACTACGTTATGCTGATTACTCCTTCGGGGGAATATCTGAAGGAACAGACGATGAAGTATTTTGAGACTCATTTGCCTTCCGATACTTTTGTTCGTGTTCATCGCTCAACGATTGTCAATGTCACTCAAATCTCCCGTGTAGAACTGTTTGGGAAGGAAACGTACCAGCTATTATTGAAAAACGGGGTTAAACTTCGGGTAAGCCTTTCGGGTTACAGGTTATTAAAAGAACGTTTAGGACTATAAGAAATAGCTATTTGATCAACGGATGATTCATTTTCGTTCGTTATCAGCTAAATTGAGTGTCCATCAGGCGGCTAGCATTTAGAGTATGATGAATGCTAGCCGCCTGATGGACACTTTTATTCTAATCCAAGCAAATACTGAAAATGACTAGTAGAAATTACTATGTAAAGTAAAATATGGAATTTTTGGTATTTTAATCCCAAAATCTCGTATCTGATATTTTAGTGATAAAATAGTGCACCTAAACGCTCAAAAAGTCCCCTCTCTTTATGTTTTATATAACTTCTTTTGCACATATGAAACAAAAAATAAGAACTATAAATCAGGAATATTAATGAATAAACATGAGATGATTCCTGTTTCAATTTTCCCCATGTTTTCAACGATTGATTTGCATGTAACATAAGTATTGATTAGATAGTAATATGTATTAACTTTAAATTGAAATGAATGAAAAATTGTGTATTTATTAAGAAATGGAAATTCTGGTATCAACGCTTTCCTGTGCTTATTAGAACGACATTTATGGTAACTCCAGTCTTTTTCAGACGTTACCTGGTA
This sequence is a window from Bacteroides thetaiotaomicron VPI-5482. Protein-coding genes within it:
- a CDS encoding pectate lyase family protein; its protein translation is MNKTFLGAFLASVFISFTACSEENLEQDTNPPIEQPGDSTDPDDSGEDQLPEYPTPDRSTVAAFPGAEGAGKLTTGGAGGTVYTVTSLKDDGSEGTLRWAIEKSGKRTIVFAVGGVIPLTKQLQIKNDDITIAGQTAPHPGICLKNYTLRVNANNVIIRFIRSRMGDECKTEDDSMNGYQDSYPGKRNIIIDHCSMSWSTDECASFYGNTDFTMQWCIISESLTNSLHNKGGHGYGGIWGGSPATFHHNLLAHHSNRTPRLCGSRYSNREDMEKADLCNNVIYNWTGEGAYAGEGGSYNIMNNYYKPGPVNASAKVHCRIFTAYVDDGKNQQAQGIYGKFYVNGNYFETHEKLSNSQKTELANANADNTSSTAFCVKNNEVSTKDLLVSLRFPILDDYSFVQSAQDAYQSVLLYAGASNLRDKIDKRIVKETQEGTFTYTGSNGGTNGLIDTQADVEGWSEYASTTTTQQDSDKDGIPDEWETANGLNPNDGSDGNKYNLSKEYTNLEVYLNSLVNSLYPTNN
- a CDS encoding LiaF transmembrane domain-containing protein; translation: MEQKSKFSSATVFSGKLLIASLFILSGILLFARNMGWITAELFNIIVSWHSLLIILGIYSMIRRHFVGGIILVLVGVYFLLGGLSWLPENSQAMVWPLALIIAGVLFLFKSRHRGPWDDKQRMFRDHREWMKHGHHGHAGMNFTDNQQQCESEDGFLRSDNTFGAARHVVLDELFKGAVVRTSCGGTTIDLRHTHIAPGETYIDIDCSWGGVEIYVPSDWKVVFKCNTFFGGCDDKRWQNGNINKESVLVIRGRLSFGGLEVKD
- a CDS encoding pectate lyase, producing the protein MNKKILVGLCALFMLPSIQGNTNTDNSYKENATPDRSKVPAFPGADGAGKYTTGGAGGTVYTVTSLADDGSEGTFRWAINKKGPRTIVFAVSGIIELQKPLKLSNGDVTIAGQTAPGDGICLKNYTFSIQADNVIVRFIRSRMGADIKQKGDDAMNGTKGNSNIIIDHCSLSWCTDECATFYDNSQFTLQWCIISESLANSIHEKGAHGYGGIWGGQKASFHHNLLAHHTNRTPRLCGSRYTGKPEEEKVELFNNVIYNYGSDGAYAGEGGSYNFLNNYYKPGPYSATKGSYRRLFTAYADDGKNQNEAGVHGIFHFKGNFMDATCPSLTDKQKEALYKVNMDNTFGLIVKNDFAPEKNLLSKKAFDIAEHTSLQPAKKAYKDVLQFAGASHRRDAVDQRIVEETRKGNYTYEGSHGSTNGMVDQPIDVGGWPEYKSEPTPTDSDGDGIPDEWEKKHNLNPNDPSDGAQYSLSKEYTNLEVYLNELVNHLYPADSKK
- a CDS encoding LytTR family DNA-binding domain-containing protein, whose amino-acid sequence is MKAHPIIDYPYRWVPMLVVALVLVVAQVMIMSVYTGADYVPAVIDGIATIGWLMALGYLAWFVVGVVSIFQTEVITLVAGILIWIAGSFMFYDIVTRIAGMPYITFASTIPFRLLFGIPTWVAILLWYRLIVAKEDALNQELEKELIMHQPVSLPEEPQIEQIDRITVKDGSKIHLIKTDELIYIQACGDYVMLITPSGEYLKEQTMKYFETHLPSDTFVRVHRSTIVNVTQISRVELFGKETYQLLLKNGVKLRVSLSGYRLLKERLGL